ACATAGATTATCCAGATCAACCAATAGAATCAATGTTATCCCTGCCTTTACTTTGGGAATGGTCAAGAAATAAAGGTCTTCCTAAAAAAATTAAAAATTTTCTTAAAGGGACAGAAGATATATATCACATGATTTATAAGCTTTCCTTTATTCTTATAGATGCACTTGAAAGAGGATATAATAATCAACCAGGAAGTTTGAAAAAACTATTTGAGAAAAAAAATAATGGTTCTGTGCGATTTGTTAAATATCACAAGCCAAACTGCTTTACAGATATTGATAATTTAAATATTCATATAACTGAACCTACAATACCCCATATTGATAAAAGTTTCTTTTCGTTTAATTTAGGTGAAACATCTCCAGGTTTGTTTTTAATTGAAGACGGCAAGAAACAAGCTTTGTCAATAAAAAGTGATTGCTTATTAGTAACATCTGGTTCATATTCAGAAGAACTAACATTGGATTCAAAATATCCTATTCGGGGATTTAAACACACTGTTTTAAACAGTGTTGAGCGAATAGTCGGGCTTGGTTTTGTCGCACCAGATTTTTGATAAGTAAAGAATCAAATTGGTCGGATAGCAGAATAATATTGGTATAATTCTGCTACGCAATCACAGTAAGCTCGTTAATTGAAAGAGAGACTCAGTGAATGATTAAATACAAAATCATTATGGTAAACATCCTTTACTAGTAATTAGTACAGGAAAAATTAAAAGCGAATAAATTTTATACAGCTAGTGTCAAGTTACAGCTGATTGCACCGGGGCGACAACTGGAAGAATATATTCACACTCGTAAACATCAATGGGCAAACAGTTCAGCACAATCATCAGCAGATTAACCCTAACTTGAGGGGTACAAAAGTCCAAAACTCGCTGCATTGACCGATTACCAATGGTTGTAGCAACTTGGGCTATGTCATTTAACAGGTTTTCTGGTGGTGATTCCGACTGTTGGCACAACATTGGGAAGTATTCACTGGCGAACCACATTTCATCGTCAGTTAAATCCATCACGTTTTTATTACTACCGCTATGAAGACTATCTAATAGCAGGAGTAATAATTTTCTAAACTTAGCCCAACCGCCCCAAATCTTGGTAAATCGGCTCACCCAGGCTTGGGAGATATCAGCAAGGGAAGCGATCGCAGTTTGGGTAAATTTCTGCTTTGACTGCCACAGTTGGGTAAAAGCGTTGACAATGGCGTGTCCGGTTTGCTGAGAAGCAGTACCAGCTTCCGGGCATAATTGGCAGGCATCAATGCTTTGTAACTTCACATTGGGCAGTTGGTCAGCTAGGAAACTCAGGTCATAGTCAGCACAGAAATAAAAGGTCAGCTGTTCGGTGGGGCGACGGTGAGAACGTAATCGCCCAATTTCTTGGATAATTTCGGCTTGTAGCAGTTCGGTGACATACCTTTGGAAAGTGCTGTTTTCGTCGCCCAGGTTGACTGGTTGCCCTGTCACGGCCTGATATTCTGCTGCCAAAACACCAATATTTTGATACGGAATGCCAAAGCTGGCGATCGCGTCAGCCTCACTAAATCGGTTAACACCGCGACCATCAACAAAGTGACCATATTCTCGGCGGTCAGTGGCAGTGTCAGCGATCGCTTTCCAATCAATAATGCCTAATTGCGAATGCAGTTTGGTCAAAGCTTCCTTGAGGGCATTGACACGGGCTATTAAGGAAGGAGAGCGATACTTGGGCAGTTTACCTAGACCAGTGACATTAATTACAGATAAATTGCCGTAGTCTGGGCGTTGTTGCTCAATCACTAAAACCGGGTCAGAACTACCGAGTTTTAATTTCAACAAACTCTTGGAGAGTGTAGCATCGAGAAAAATATTAAATTGGGCAGAGTTGACCAAATCAATATGCTTGGGATTTCTCAGATAAATGCTCAACACACCCCAAGAACAGCTAAAAGCACCGTTACCTTTCCAGGCTTCCAGGAAATCAGGTAGCCAGTACAAGGGCAAATCTAAAAATTCCTTACCAGCATTACGTGCGCTGTCCCTAGTCACACGTTTAGCAGCATAACGAGCGGCGGCACTTTTTTTGAGTTGCTTGTCGTTGTTAACATCGATAGTGTCTAGGTCTTCTAGGAATTTTAAATCAGGTTGTAAAGCTTGCCGTACAGCCTCAATATCTAAATCTGTGGGGAATGGCGGTAGTATAGCCCGGACACTGGCATCATTAAAGCCGTAGCGGTCAGGAGACTCAATATCTTGGGTGAACAGAGGGTGTAAAGCTTGAATAACAGGCTGTAGTTGAACTAGCAGTGATGGTTCTAGTAGTAACAATTGGCCAAGAGTTTTTTGAAAATCAGCGAGATTGACCTGAAGAGAACGCACGGGTTTAATCAGTGTGCCGGCTTCTTCCCAAATGCGACCCACAGTCAAAGCTTGGTCAGCAACATTGACTAAATCAGTAGGGGTAGAATCAGGGTGCGCCCTGAGTTCTCTTAAGGCGTGAATAGCTGTGCGTTTTTGGAAGCGGAAGCCATAGCCGTCACCAGTAGAAAAACGACACTGATTTTTTAGGGTACAGCCATTACAGATAGGGCTGGTTTCGCTTTCTTCAAAATCTAAACTGGTAAAATTCTTGTTACGAAATGCGTTGAATAAATAAGTTCTGTGACAATTGCCCACAGTATCGGCAGTTTCACCTGGTTTAGTCCAGAGTTGGAAGTCCTCACCTAAAGGAGTTTGGCGGGTAGGGTCAAGTTTAAAGCCGTTATTTCGTACTGGTAGGTCAACGAAATTAGCCTCGATGGGCAGTGTAGATGGGTTTCTGTGGTTGGCATCCTGGTAAAAGAGTTTATCAACGCCAAATTGGGCAGCTGTCAGTTGTCCAGCATTGTAAGATTTGCCTAGTCCTGGGTGGGAATTATCTAAAATGTGTTTCCAGCCTTTGGAGACAGCTTCTAGCCAAGCTCTGATATGTTCTTCAGGCTGGCACTGGATTCTAATATCTTTTGTGACCTCGGTTTTTAGGGGGATATTGCCCGGTTTGTAAATAATAACCTTGGGTGTAGAGGCTGTTGTATTAGGTTTTGGCTGGGGCGGTGTTGATTGTGATTTACCAAAACCTTTAAAGATTGGCTCAAAAGGTGCAAGTGCCTGCTTTAATAAATTTTGGAAGTTGGTCAAGTCTTCTCGGACTTGTCCTAGTTCCCACTGCTCACTGCTAATCAG
The sequence above is drawn from the Nostoc sp. TCL26-01 genome and encodes:
- a CDS encoding PriCT-2 domain-containing protein, translating into MSPLQQFHNSLQHQQLTTKPVEALEPGLVKANKIKFAYNATGRNKDWDFKKLSANFRDTEGTLEDVQAHIKAGHAICAGLLGGKWRSKANVIGSQWLLLDIDNSDIARDAEGKPIKDENGNYIKVYKHQLTIEEALAHPFIQKHCALIYTTASHKPEWHKFRLIFLLPQYVEGADTVEACTRSLMQQLPHDPACKDASRVFYGNTEAEFLLVNPEATLPDEWVTEAIAIALQEREEYQQRIQEIESRRQQFREISDTEGWDIDQLIQQALSLIPPRIIGSGNYDECRQVLMALVNHYGPTDAEIIAEKWSPSIKGTTWNIRAKIRSFRRAGISIGTLFHIAKQYGFKFPQRQYEPYQRDQGLISSEQWELGQVREDLTNFQNLLKQALAPFEPIFKGFGKSQSTPPQPKPNTTASTPKVIIYKPGNIPLKTEVTKDIRIQCQPEEHIRAWLEAVSKGWKHILDNSHPGLGKSYNAGQLTAAQFGVDKLFYQDANHRNPSTLPIEANFVDLPVRNNGFKLDPTRQTPLGEDFQLWTKPGETADTVGNCHRTYLFNAFRNKNFTSLDFEESETSPICNGCTLKNQCRFSTGDGYGFRFQKRTAIHALRELRAHPDSTPTDLVNVADQALTVGRIWEEAGTLIKPVRSLQVNLADFQKTLGQLLLLEPSLLVQLQPVIQALHPLFTQDIESPDRYGFNDASVRAILPPFPTDLDIEAVRQALQPDLKFLEDLDTIDVNNDKQLKKSAAARYAAKRVTRDSARNAGKEFLDLPLYWLPDFLEAWKGNGAFSCSWGVLSIYLRNPKHIDLVNSAQFNIFLDATLSKSLLKLKLGSSDPVLVIEQQRPDYGNLSVINVTGLGKLPKYRSPSLIARVNALKEALTKLHSQLGIIDWKAIADTATDRREYGHFVDGRGVNRFSEADAIASFGIPYQNIGVLAAEYQAVTGQPVNLGDENSTFQRYVTELLQAEIIQEIGRLRSHRRPTEQLTFYFCADYDLSFLADQLPNVKLQSIDACQLCPEAGTASQQTGHAIVNAFTQLWQSKQKFTQTAIASLADISQAWVSRFTKIWGGWAKFRKLLLLLLDSLHSGSNKNVMDLTDDEMWFASEYFPMLCQQSESPPENLLNDIAQVATTIGNRSMQRVLDFCTPQVRVNLLMIVLNCLPIDVYECEYILPVVAPVQSAVT